In a single window of the Lycium ferocissimum isolate CSIRO_LF1 unplaced genomic scaffold, AGI_CSIRO_Lferr_CH_V1 ctg28290, whole genome shotgun sequence genome:
- the LOC132043742 gene encoding EPIDERMAL PATTERNING FACTOR-like protein 2 produces MGCYQHFIFCHRNLQTIIFLLLLFISGLTHVKLTAEGRRILKLQTGTITQRNNEEKMFKMRSLIGSRPPRCEGRCRNCGPCEAVQVPIVPNLESRSHHLNAIPKFFLAYSRGDDISNYKPMCWKCKCGNFFFNP; encoded by the exons ATGGGATGCTATCAGCATTTCATCTTTTGCCATAGGAATCTACAGACTATCATCTTTTTGCTACTTCTATTCATTTCAGGCTTGACACATGTAAAATTAACAGCTGAAG GTAGGAGAATTCTCAAGCTGCAAACTGGAACAATTACTCAG AGGAACAATGAAGAGAAGATGTTCAAGATGAGATCTTTAATAGGATCAAGGCCACCAAGATGTGAAGGAAGATGCAGAAATTGTGGTCCATGTGAAGCAGTTCAAGTCCCAATTGTGCCAAACCTTGAATCAAGAAGCCATCATTTGAATGCAATTCCAAAATTCTTCTTAGCATATTCAAGAGGTGATGACATATCCAATTATAAGCCTATGTGTTGGAAGTGTAAATGTGGAAACTTTTTCTTCAATCCTTGA